One Yimella lutea DNA window includes the following coding sequences:
- a CDS encoding type I restriction-modification enzyme R subunit C-terminal domain-containing protein has protein sequence MRIRTERIDECGEIVESDAGDVAPSMPSLGEPEPDSDRSQSEGELDQPPARKYYVDGTEVTVTAEAYYVADTSTGALRLVEYADYLAGQVRVLCPTIDDLRARWADPQLRAVLEEGLASRGVSIEEMARRLELSTDTDPFDVLAHAAWNVPQRTRAERARLAREDHANDLEALVPTAREIISALLDRYEEYGVEEMTHVYAFQVPPLSNFGSPVEAARHFGGVEGWRQAISELQEWLYSA, from the coding sequence GTGCGCATCCGGACCGAGCGCATCGACGAGTGCGGCGAGATCGTCGAGAGCGACGCCGGAGACGTCGCCCCCTCGATGCCGTCGCTGGGCGAACCGGAGCCCGACTCCGACCGCAGCCAGTCCGAGGGAGAACTCGACCAGCCCCCAGCGCGGAAGTACTACGTCGACGGCACGGAGGTCACGGTTACCGCCGAGGCCTACTACGTCGCCGACACCAGCACGGGCGCCCTCCGCCTCGTGGAGTACGCGGACTATCTGGCCGGCCAGGTCCGCGTGCTGTGTCCGACCATCGATGATCTTCGCGCACGCTGGGCCGATCCCCAGCTACGTGCGGTTCTGGAGGAGGGCCTCGCGTCCCGCGGCGTCTCCATCGAGGAGATGGCGAGGCGCCTCGAGCTCTCGACCGATACTGACCCGTTCGACGTCCTCGCACACGCGGCATGGAACGTCCCCCAACGGACCAGGGCCGAACGCGCTCGGCTGGCGCGCGAGGACCACGCCAACGATCTCGAAGCGCTGGTGCCGACCGCGCGCGAGATCATCTCCGCCCTCCTCGACCGCTACGAGGAGTACGGCGTCGAGGAGATGACCCACGTCTACGCCTTCCAAGTGCCGCCCTTGAGCAACTTCGGCTCACCGGTCGAAGCGGCACGGCACTTCGGCGGTGTCGAGGGGTGGCGTCAGGCAATCAGCGAACTTCAAGAGTGGCTGTACTCAGCGTGA
- the hsdR gene encoding EcoAI/FtnUII family type I restriction enzme subunit R: MTGRNERDTCREFVVPRLVESGWADSFRTEYVVRSDLATNTTLGGDSRVDYLLEIVPGLPVGVVEAKREYSSPGQGLQQAIEYAVALDLPTAIASDGHAIIERDLSTGTERHLDAFPTPPELWDRYARHHHLDEEARSALSQPLSQTLTNADGSIRQLRYYQVVAINRVLRAILAGEPRVLLLMATGSGKTLTALQLCWKLLSYWRAVDAERPRRILYVADRDALIKSPLNGYFRPVFGEGATRIQGHAVMGREIYFATYQSLKNSNDAESTFEGYPPDFFDVVIVDECHRGSVPGSSWRAVLDRFTSAVHLGLTATPKRDENVDTYDYFGEPVFEYSLRQGIEDGYLAPYTVRRVVLTPDAEGWRPDPGEVDTFGRDIPDGLYTTRDFERLVSLLRRTDAAARHLTQIFRDRPGRAVVFCVDSEHAEQMRQAMVAHNLPEVAADPFWVVRIVSAEGETGRRQLDRLCDPESSSPVVATTSRMLSTGIDVQDLKYVVLFRPIGSIGRVQADRRTRFASVPRQRQVLLRDRGLRWRVCPLLRSRLRW; the protein is encoded by the coding sequence ATGACGGGGCGAAACGAGCGGGACACCTGCCGCGAGTTCGTCGTTCCGAGATTGGTGGAGTCCGGCTGGGCGGACAGCTTCCGCACCGAGTACGTGGTCCGCTCGGACCTTGCCACCAACACCACCCTCGGTGGCGATAGCCGGGTCGACTACCTGCTTGAGATCGTGCCCGGCCTGCCCGTTGGGGTGGTGGAGGCGAAGCGCGAGTACTCGAGCCCCGGACAGGGACTCCAGCAGGCCATCGAGTACGCCGTCGCCCTCGACCTCCCGACAGCGATCGCCTCGGACGGTCACGCCATCATCGAGCGCGACCTATCGACGGGGACCGAGCGACACCTGGACGCCTTCCCGACCCCACCCGAGCTCTGGGACCGATACGCCCGCCACCACCACCTGGATGAGGAGGCGCGGTCGGCGCTCTCCCAGCCCCTCTCGCAAACCCTGACCAACGCCGACGGATCCATACGGCAGCTGCGCTACTACCAGGTGGTCGCGATCAACCGCGTCCTGCGTGCCATCCTCGCCGGCGAGCCTCGTGTGCTGCTGCTGATGGCCACGGGCTCTGGCAAGACCCTCACCGCACTACAGCTCTGCTGGAAACTCCTCTCGTACTGGCGGGCTGTCGATGCCGAGCGACCCCGACGAATCCTCTACGTCGCTGACCGCGACGCGCTCATCAAGTCCCCGCTCAATGGCTACTTCCGACCCGTGTTCGGTGAGGGCGCGACGCGCATCCAGGGGCACGCCGTCATGGGTCGAGAGATCTACTTCGCCACCTACCAGTCGTTGAAGAACAGCAACGACGCTGAGTCGACGTTCGAGGGCTACCCGCCGGACTTCTTCGACGTGGTGATCGTCGACGAGTGCCACCGCGGCTCCGTGCCCGGGTCATCGTGGCGTGCGGTGCTCGACCGCTTCACGTCCGCAGTCCACCTCGGCCTGACCGCCACGCCAAAACGCGACGAGAACGTCGACACGTACGACTACTTCGGCGAGCCGGTGTTCGAGTACTCCCTGCGCCAGGGCATCGAGGACGGCTACCTCGCCCCGTACACCGTGCGGCGCGTCGTACTGACTCCCGATGCCGAAGGCTGGCGGCCCGATCCAGGCGAGGTCGACACCTTTGGTCGGGACATCCCGGATGGTCTCTACACGACCCGTGACTTTGAGCGCCTCGTGTCTCTCCTGCGCCGAACGGACGCTGCGGCTCGGCACCTCACTCAGATCTTCCGCGATCGCCCCGGGCGTGCCGTCGTGTTCTGCGTCGACTCCGAACATGCGGAGCAGATGCGGCAGGCCATGGTGGCGCACAATCTGCCGGAGGTGGCGGCCGATCCCTTCTGGGTGGTCCGGATCGTCAGTGCCGAAGGCGAGACCGGCCGGCGTCAACTCGACCGATTGTGTGACCCGGAGTCGTCGTCCCCCGTCGTCGCCACGACATCGCGGATGCTGTCCACCGGCATCGACGTCCAGGACCTGAAGTACGTCGTCCTGTTTCGCCCGATCGGCTCGATCGGTCGAGTTCAAGCAGATCGTCGGACGAGGTTCGCGTCTGTACCCCGACAACGACAAGTACTCCTTCGAGATCGTGGACTACGTTGGCGCGTCTGTCCTCTTCTCCGATCCAGGCTTCGATGGTGA
- a CDS encoding DUF7669 domain-containing protein: MSDIETMTVWELLRDYAATQSGAFTSQEALSWFRRHAPDKANERTIRTHIRGASWNVDNRSQFSSKEPFLTKLDRGLFRRARPEEIEGWRADVPAPAVTPLPSVPAEGDPASEWHTEENTQRLLVEWLADEGWTIVRTANTATREHGLDVVAERDGQRLGVEVKGYPSRFYVAGPKKGQVKTSTPKEQAKKWYAHALVPAMRLRTQEPDSLSVMCFPDFPVYRALYADTALSLRAAAIEVWVVSQNGGVERID, translated from the coding sequence GTGAGCGACATAGAAACGATGACGGTGTGGGAACTCCTCCGGGACTACGCCGCGACCCAGTCCGGGGCCTTCACTTCGCAAGAGGCGCTCTCGTGGTTTCGCCGCCACGCGCCCGACAAGGCCAACGAGCGGACCATTCGCACTCACATCCGCGGCGCATCTTGGAACGTGGATAACCGCTCCCAGTTCTCGTCCAAGGAGCCGTTCCTGACCAAGCTCGACCGAGGTCTGTTCCGGCGAGCGCGCCCCGAGGAGATCGAAGGCTGGCGAGCAGATGTCCCCGCTCCGGCGGTTACACCGCTGCCGTCTGTCCCAGCAGAGGGGGACCCGGCGTCGGAGTGGCACACGGAGGAGAACACCCAGCGCCTTCTCGTTGAATGGCTCGCTGATGAGGGATGGACCATCGTCCGAACGGCGAACACGGCGACGCGCGAGCACGGCCTCGATGTCGTTGCCGAGCGCGACGGTCAGCGCCTCGGGGTTGAGGTGAAGGGCTACCCGTCTCGCTTCTATGTCGCCGGTCCGAAGAAGGGCCAGGTGAAGACCAGCACACCCAAGGAGCAGGCGAAGAAGTGGTACGCGCACGCGCTGGTGCCGGCCATGCGACTTCGGACGCAAGAGCCCGACTCGCTGTCGGTGATGTGCTTCCCCGACTTCCCTGTGTACCGGGCTTTGTACGCGGACACAGCTCTGTCGTTGCGCGCGGCGGCCATCGAGGTTTGGGTGGTCTCGCAGAACGGCGGAGTCGAGCGTATCGACTAG
- a CDS encoding PIN domain-containing protein: MVQHWKYELERVRQSSAEESLATYQRWAPLASEVLGSTFGLFELESLIATLRHDTLLQLHAGDSHSLINGVISAELTDRMRAFDVLLQSLKDLDARCNALPKSYSPSVLVPDTNVLLHQDEPFDELDWKALIPTSDDVRVVIPMVVIRELDRHKRSPANNVVSRNNKEAVRDRARRTSRELGVLFARPMDVVTLHPRAVTMELLLDSVGHVPAGDPDRELIERASALKGVTDRNVAIVTSDNGMKFAAAVAGIDVISTNN, translated from the coding sequence ATGGTTCAGCACTGGAAGTACGAACTGGAGAGGGTCCGCCAGTCATCCGCCGAGGAGAGCCTCGCGACCTACCAGCGGTGGGCGCCTCTGGCCTCCGAGGTTCTCGGCTCGACGTTCGGCTTGTTCGAGCTTGAGTCTCTGATCGCTACGCTTCGTCACGACACACTGCTGCAGCTGCACGCTGGTGACAGCCACTCGCTCATCAACGGAGTGATCAGCGCCGAGCTGACCGATCGGATGAGGGCGTTCGACGTCCTACTCCAGTCCCTGAAGGACCTGGACGCACGGTGCAATGCCCTTCCGAAGTCGTACTCGCCCTCCGTCCTGGTCCCGGACACCAACGTCTTGCTCCACCAGGACGAGCCGTTCGACGAGCTGGACTGGAAGGCCCTGATCCCAACCTCGGACGACGTGCGGGTCGTGATCCCGATGGTGGTGATCCGCGAGTTGGACCGCCACAAGCGCTCGCCGGCCAACAACGTCGTGAGCCGCAACAACAAGGAAGCTGTTCGAGATCGTGCGCGCCGCACATCGAGAGAGTTGGGCGTGCTCTTCGCTCGACCCATGGACGTCGTGACTCTTCACCCGAGAGCGGTGACGATGGAGCTTCTACTCGATTCGGTCGGACACGTTCCTGCCGGGGACCCAGACAGGGAGCTGATCGAGCGAGCGTCAGCGTTGAAGGGCGTCACCGATCGGAACGTCGCGATCGTGACGAGCGACAACGGCATGAAGTTCGCTGCTGCCGTAGCCGGCATCGACGTCATCAGCACGAACAATTAG
- a CDS encoding TIGR02391 family protein, translating into MEARKNPEYLRSVQTAVIQFKEVLQEYLEAHVFNQFMARGIAPAILPREGSTDEQIAHLATSVGQAAGRAAKAPGLTGCYYEVQKVGRVDPIAAWASMAQPKPVLEPRNILDACDQMIGRLDGMILEAEAEAPPILGAEAMHPLIWGSAAPLWKDRHFRQAVAAAAESLASQVKVRTSRFDVAETALWQEVFSDKPPAPSKPRLRWAGDPTDRTVKNMNDGLRQFAPGVQMLVRNLATHTTGEWEEQCALENLPTLSLLAGWVSQCDLVEADGEA; encoded by the coding sequence GTGGAAGCCAGGAAGAACCCGGAGTATCTGCGCTCCGTGCAGACGGCCGTGATCCAGTTCAAGGAGGTGCTGCAGGAGTACCTGGAAGCCCATGTCTTCAACCAGTTCATGGCTCGCGGCATTGCTCCCGCGATCCTGCCCCGGGAGGGGTCAACGGACGAGCAGATCGCACATCTCGCTACGTCGGTGGGGCAAGCGGCGGGGCGGGCTGCGAAGGCCCCTGGCCTCACCGGGTGCTACTACGAGGTGCAAAAAGTGGGCCGTGTAGACCCGATCGCAGCCTGGGCGTCGATGGCACAGCCGAAACCGGTACTCGAACCGCGCAACATCCTAGACGCATGCGATCAAATGATCGGGCGCCTCGACGGAATGATCCTCGAGGCGGAGGCCGAGGCACCACCGATCCTGGGCGCCGAGGCGATGCACCCACTGATCTGGGGTTCGGCTGCGCCGCTCTGGAAGGACCGCCACTTCCGTCAGGCTGTCGCCGCTGCTGCGGAGTCGCTGGCCTCCCAAGTCAAGGTGCGCACGAGTCGCTTCGACGTAGCCGAGACTGCGCTCTGGCAAGAGGTCTTCTCGGACAAGCCGCCGGCACCTAGCAAGCCGCGGTTGCGATGGGCCGGTGATCCGACCGATCGCACCGTGAAGAACATGAACGACGGCCTGCGTCAGTTCGCTCCTGGTGTGCAGATGCTCGTGCGCAACCTGGCGACCCACACGACAGGGGAGTGGGAAGAGCAATGTGCCCTGGAGAATCTGCCAACGTTGAGTCTTCTGGCCGGGTGGGTCAGCCAGTGCGATCTCGTCGAGGCGGATGGAGAGGCCTGA
- a CDS encoding DUF4365 domain-containing protein has protein sequence MAARETRATKTAKKAPAKPAHRKRRNSTLLQGDVGEKIVADAMPGQWLVRKVDKDFGIDLHVEVFDWVPDDPTAADTLGEHFFVQVKSQATLKTVRHVAHSRGNVAKYVPDPGEGDAVEFRVVACSLEVGELMTVEAMGNAVPVLLCVAAVDTGDVYYLCLNDYISKVLLPNNPNYAAENQHITVHLPTWNVLDRDDDSIGYLWLLARRPKFYSAFNTFSYQSHEMDYVHDQLLHLTWAMDDDAALPVPDDIITMLEVFLKSNLRLDIWEPSGPAYWSPLDDVQKDFLTLQAALPQLREPHSAGRLMAVAMQLIQSFNRAANLGRMYEELCREWRLPTALAVLMDDHPGLKYRPEAVPKVIKKRPAREAPAKATKAAPAKKTAAANKRGAAPTSNSAAKKASS, from the coding sequence ATGGCGGCAAGGGAGACAAGGGCAACGAAGACCGCCAAGAAGGCGCCCGCCAAGCCAGCTCACCGCAAGCGGCGCAACTCCACGCTGCTGCAAGGCGACGTGGGGGAGAAGATCGTCGCGGACGCCATGCCTGGGCAATGGTTGGTTAGGAAGGTCGATAAAGACTTCGGTATCGACCTTCACGTCGAGGTCTTCGATTGGGTGCCCGATGACCCAACCGCGGCGGATACGTTGGGGGAGCACTTCTTCGTTCAGGTGAAGTCTCAGGCGACGCTCAAGACCGTCAGGCACGTCGCCCATAGCCGAGGCAACGTGGCCAAGTACGTCCCAGATCCTGGCGAAGGGGATGCCGTCGAGTTCAGGGTTGTTGCGTGTTCCCTCGAGGTGGGCGAGCTAATGACCGTCGAGGCGATGGGCAACGCCGTCCCCGTACTCCTGTGCGTCGCCGCGGTCGACACCGGGGACGTCTACTACCTGTGTCTGAACGACTACATCTCCAAGGTGCTGCTGCCTAACAACCCGAACTACGCCGCCGAAAACCAACACATCACCGTTCACCTGCCGACGTGGAACGTTCTCGACCGAGACGACGACAGCATTGGGTATCTCTGGCTGCTCGCTCGACGTCCGAAGTTCTACTCGGCGTTCAACACGTTCAGCTATCAAAGCCATGAGATGGACTACGTCCATGATCAGCTGCTGCACCTGACCTGGGCGATGGATGACGACGCCGCGCTACCTGTCCCGGACGACATCATCACGATGCTCGAGGTCTTCCTGAAATCCAACCTGCGCCTCGACATTTGGGAGCCAAGCGGACCAGCCTACTGGTCTCCCCTCGACGACGTTCAGAAGGACTTTCTCACCCTCCAGGCGGCTTTGCCCCAGCTTCGCGAGCCGCACAGCGCTGGCCGTCTGATGGCGGTGGCAATGCAGCTGATCCAGTCATTCAACCGCGCAGCGAACCTCGGGCGTATGTACGAGGAGCTTTGTCGTGAGTGGCGCTTACCAACCGCTCTCGCCGTCTTGATGGACGATCATCCTGGGCTCAAGTACAGACCCGAGGCCGTGCCCAAGGTGATCAAGAAGCGTCCTGCCAGAGAAGCTCCCGCTAAGGCGACGAAGGCTGCACCGGCTAAGAAGACCGCCGCAGCGAACAAGAGGGGCGCAGCGCCGACTAGTAATTCCGCAGCCAAGAAGGCCAGCTCATGA
- a CDS encoding type II toxin-antitoxin system VapC family toxin, translating into MLEVEMGIARLGRRDVEQAQRLRTWLEDDLLAVFDGRIPSIDVPVAQRAARLHVPDPRPERDALIAATATVHGLTVITRNVADFEPMGVALINPWSHVGG; encoded by the coding sequence GTGCTCGAGGTCGAGATGGGGATCGCCCGCCTCGGTCGTCGGGACGTGGAGCAAGCGCAGCGTCTGCGCACATGGCTTGAGGACGACCTGCTCGCAGTGTTCGACGGCCGGATACCCTCGATCGACGTCCCGGTAGCCCAGCGGGCGGCACGGCTTCACGTCCCGGACCCGCGGCCCGAGCGGGATGCTCTGATCGCAGCGACGGCCACCGTGCATGGACTGACCGTCATCACACGCAACGTCGCGGACTTCGAACCGATGGGGGTGGCGCTCATCAATCCGTGGAGTCATGTCGGCGGCTGA
- the glsA gene encoding glutaminase A translates to MAENFDEYLARTLDELRDEAGGEVEQAPAALAEADPGLFGAALCTTDGEIHSAGDDEHEFTIQSVSKAFVYAIALQEHGIGEVLRAVDVEPSGEAYNVVSVEPESKRPRNPMINAGALTIHGLVAGAKAKPEERVDRIVERLSAMAGRKLTVDEDAAKDELAQANRNLAIAHMLRAEDVLPDDPFEVVTGYTRQCSILVTVRDLATMAATLANGGYRPGTEEQIMPVHVARQAMSVMMTCGMYDSAGDWMSEIGIPAKSGVAGSIVGALPGRAGLATYSPRLDAHGTSVRGRAAFKRLSDELDLHLLDDPHRQDTLWHRLSKKK, encoded by the coding sequence ATGGCTGAGAACTTCGACGAGTACCTCGCACGCACGCTGGACGAACTGCGGGACGAAGCCGGCGGCGAGGTCGAGCAGGCACCGGCGGCGCTCGCCGAGGCCGACCCCGGCCTCTTCGGCGCGGCACTGTGCACCACGGACGGCGAGATCCACTCGGCAGGAGATGACGAGCACGAGTTCACCATCCAGTCGGTGTCGAAGGCTTTCGTCTACGCAATTGCGTTGCAGGAGCACGGAATCGGCGAAGTGTTGCGCGCTGTCGACGTCGAACCGTCCGGCGAGGCGTACAACGTCGTCTCGGTCGAACCCGAGAGCAAGCGTCCGCGCAATCCGATGATCAACGCCGGCGCGCTGACCATCCACGGCCTCGTCGCAGGAGCCAAGGCGAAGCCGGAAGAACGGGTCGACCGCATCGTAGAGCGGCTGTCCGCGATGGCCGGACGCAAACTCACGGTCGACGAAGACGCCGCGAAAGATGAACTCGCACAGGCGAATCGGAACCTCGCGATCGCTCACATGCTGCGTGCCGAGGACGTGCTGCCGGACGACCCGTTCGAAGTGGTGACCGGTTACACCCGCCAGTGCTCGATCCTGGTGACCGTTCGCGATCTTGCGACGATGGCGGCGACCCTGGCCAATGGCGGTTACCGGCCCGGCACCGAGGAACAGATCATGCCCGTCCACGTCGCCCGTCAGGCGATGAGCGTGATGATGACCTGCGGCATGTACGACTCGGCCGGCGACTGGATGTCCGAGATCGGCATTCCTGCCAAGAGCGGTGTCGCCGGTTCGATCGTCGGTGCCCTCCCCGGTCGCGCCGGTCTGGCCACCTATTCACCGCGGCTGGACGCCCACGGCACCAGCGTCCGCGGCCGTGCGGCCTTCAAGCGCCTCAGCGACGAACTCGACCTGCACCTGCTGGATGACCCGCACCGTCAGGACACGCTCTGGCACCGGCTGTCGAAGAAGAAGTAG
- a CDS encoding flavin reductase family protein has product MLGDRHADLVSLLSRPTASRFEGIEFAICADGAAVLPQALASFTVDRHAQIDAGDHVLIMLHALQLHRDPQQAATRLYLADADTPDIRLGKVHGTLMVDVVATNAKLQRRALRIVTETTGTTTPPPLRRSQPVTATRSRPLPPYCWTSRPRRQCVGSLRWTDISRVS; this is encoded by the coding sequence GTGCTGGGTGATCGGCACGCCGATCTGGTCTCACTTCTGTCGCGTCCGACGGCGTCGCGCTTCGAGGGCATCGAGTTCGCGATCTGCGCCGACGGGGCCGCGGTCCTTCCGCAGGCGCTCGCATCATTCACCGTCGACCGCCACGCGCAGATCGACGCGGGCGACCACGTCCTCATCATGCTGCACGCGCTGCAACTGCACCGCGACCCGCAGCAGGCCGCCACGCGTCTTTACCTGGCCGACGCAGACACGCCGGACATCCGTCTCGGCAAAGTGCACGGCACGCTCATGGTCGACGTAGTGGCGACCAACGCGAAGCTGCAACGTCGCGCCTTGCGCATCGTGACCGAGACGACCGGCACGACGACGCCGCCGCCGCTGCGGCGCTCGCAGCCTGTGACGGCAACGCGAAGTCGGCCATTGCCTCCGTACTGCTGGACATCCCGGCCGAGGAGGCAGTGCGTCGGCTCGCTGCGGTGGACGGACATCTCGCGCGTGTCCTGA
- the ppk2 gene encoding polyphosphate kinase 2 — MNLREYIDKLKTEGYSVAGASEEDPVLIAPDGKAVETWRQGYPYEELLDRDVYEEEKYKLQVELLKFQYWTQDVGAKHVIVFEGRDAAGKGGTIKRFVEHLNPRAARVVALNKPSNTEQGQWYFQRYVNHLPTAGEIVMFDRSWYNRAGVERVMGFCTDEEYDVFMRQAPRFERMLVESGTTVTKLWFSVTQDEQRTRFALRQIDPVRQWKLSPMDLESLDRWEAYTKAKEANFELTDKRYAPWIVVKSNDKKRARINAMRAFLHQFDYEDKDESVVFAPDPKIVTRAKHTVGD; from the coding sequence ATGAACCTTCGTGAGTACATCGACAAGCTGAAGACCGAGGGCTACTCGGTCGCCGGCGCGAGCGAGGAAGACCCGGTGCTGATCGCACCCGACGGCAAGGCTGTCGAGACCTGGCGCCAGGGCTACCCGTACGAAGAGCTTCTCGACCGGGACGTGTACGAGGAGGAGAAGTACAAGCTGCAGGTCGAACTGCTGAAGTTCCAGTACTGGACGCAGGACGTCGGCGCCAAGCACGTCATCGTCTTCGAAGGCCGCGACGCCGCCGGCAAGGGCGGCACGATCAAGCGCTTCGTCGAGCACCTCAACCCGCGTGCCGCCCGTGTGGTCGCGCTCAACAAGCCGTCCAACACCGAACAGGGCCAGTGGTACTTCCAGCGCTACGTCAACCACCTGCCGACCGCCGGTGAGATCGTGATGTTCGACCGCAGTTGGTACAACCGCGCGGGTGTCGAGCGCGTCATGGGCTTCTGCACCGACGAGGAGTACGACGTCTTCATGCGCCAGGCGCCCCGCTTCGAGCGGATGCTCGTCGAGAGCGGCACGACCGTCACCAAGTTGTGGTTCTCGGTGACCCAGGACGAGCAGCGCACCCGCTTCGCGCTGCGCCAGATCGACCCGGTGCGTCAGTGGAAGCTGTCGCCGATGGACCTGGAGAGCCTCGACCGGTGGGAGGCCTACACCAAGGCCAAGGAAGCCAACTTCGAGCTAACCGACAAGCGGTACGCGCCCTGGATCGTGGTGAAGAGCAACGACAAGAAGCGGGCTCGCATCAACGCGATGCGCGCCTTCCTGCACCAGTTCGACTACGAGGACAAGGACGAGTCCGTCGTCTTCGCCCCCGACCCGAAGATCGTGACTCGCGCGAAGCACACCGTCGGCGACTGA
- a CDS encoding OFA family MFS transporter: MAFLDKPSSVAPPDYSRWLIPPAALAVHMSIGQVYAFSVFKASLVARFDSSQTAVAWVFSIAIVCLGLSAAIGGSWVERNGPRRAMLVSAVFWFTGFLVGSLGIATGQLWLLYLGYGILGGIGLGIGYISPVSTLIKWFPDRPGLATGMAIMGFGGGALVAAPLSNSLMQRFDGDFDPTAKGSVASTHALTMTFLTLGVIYLIFMMIGVALIRLPQGYGGHDDTVAHHPGRNGALVRANEAIKTRQFWLLWIVLFCNVTAGIGILEQAAPMIQDFFRSGGSSAITAAVAAGFVGMLSLANMGGRFVWSALSDYIGRKPIYMLYLGVGAVMYLLLASTGHKATWMFVVFALVIISFYGAGFATVPAYLKDLFGTLEVGAIHGRLLTAWSAAGVAGPLIINGFLDAAGKPGSLTAADYRPAMFTMVGVLAVGFVANLLITVVNEKHFDQLAEPEKNYRSRDAAAATTGGFE, translated from the coding sequence ATGGCGTTCCTGGACAAACCGAGCTCGGTCGCACCACCGGACTACAGCCGCTGGCTCATTCCGCCGGCGGCGCTCGCGGTACACATGTCGATCGGGCAGGTGTACGCGTTCTCCGTCTTCAAGGCCTCATTGGTGGCCCGCTTCGACTCCTCACAGACCGCGGTCGCGTGGGTCTTCTCGATCGCGATCGTCTGCCTGGGTCTGTCCGCGGCGATCGGCGGAAGCTGGGTCGAGCGCAACGGTCCGCGACGGGCGATGCTGGTCTCCGCCGTCTTCTGGTTCACCGGCTTCCTGGTGGGCTCGCTCGGCATCGCCACCGGTCAGCTCTGGCTGCTCTACCTCGGGTACGGCATTCTCGGCGGCATCGGTCTGGGCATCGGCTACATCTCACCGGTCTCGACGCTGATCAAGTGGTTCCCCGACCGCCCGGGCCTCGCGACCGGAATGGCGATCATGGGATTCGGCGGTGGCGCCCTCGTCGCCGCGCCGCTGTCGAACTCGCTGATGCAGCGCTTCGACGGTGACTTCGACCCCACCGCGAAGGGTTCGGTCGCCTCGACGCACGCGTTGACGATGACCTTCCTGACGCTCGGCGTCATCTACCTGATCTTCATGATGATCGGTGTCGCACTGATCAGATTGCCGCAGGGATACGGCGGACACGACGACACCGTCGCCCACCATCCCGGACGAAACGGCGCACTGGTGCGGGCGAACGAGGCGATCAAGACCCGCCAGTTCTGGCTGTTGTGGATCGTGTTGTTCTGCAACGTGACTGCCGGTATCGGCATCCTCGAGCAGGCCGCCCCCATGATCCAGGACTTCTTCCGCAGCGGCGGCAGCTCGGCGATCACCGCAGCCGTCGCGGCCGGGTTCGTCGGCATGCTCAGCCTGGCCAACATGGGCGGACGCTTCGTCTGGTCGGCACTGTCGGACTACATCGGACGCAAGCCGATCTACATGTTGTACCTGGGTGTCGGAGCGGTCATGTACCTGCTGCTCGCCTCGACCGGACACAAGGCGACGTGGATGTTCGTCGTCTTCGCGCTGGTGATCATCTCCTTCTACGGCGCCGGCTTCGCGACCGTCCCCGCCTATCTGAAGGACCTCTTCGGCACGCTGGAAGTCGGCGCGATCCATGGCCGGTTGCTGACCGCGTGGTCGGCGGCGGGTGTCGCCGGACCGCTGATCATCAACGGCTTCCTGGATGCCGCCGGTAAGCCAGGATCGCTCACGGCGGCCGATTACCGTCCGGCGATGTTCACGATGGTCGGTGTGCTGGCGGTCGGCTTCGTCGCCAACCTGCTGATCACCGTCGTGAACGAGAAGCACTTCGACCAGCTCGCCGAGCCGGAGAAGAATTACCGCTCGCGCGATGCAGCCGCAGCGACCACGGGAGGATTCGAATGA
- a CDS encoding MFS transporter small subunit → MSNNEIREEPRDEVRHEQVPGQHASTSPLMVALAWALVAMPLLYGLWQAVIKASKLFA, encoded by the coding sequence ATGAGCAACAACGAGATTCGGGAAGAACCCCGGGACGAGGTCCGGCACGAGCAGGTGCCGGGTCAGCACGCGAGCACCAGTCCGCTGATGGTCGCCCTCGCGTGGGCGCTCGTCGCGATGCCGCTGCTCTACGGGCTGTGGCAGGCCGTCATCAAGGCGTCCAAGCTGTTCGCCTGA